The genomic region CGATTTCAAGACGGACATCAATAATCAGGAGTTATCaatatattagttaaaataagtaaataagaAAAAACctattttgataattatttttcaaatcatcaattttgataaataattttTCCACCTCCACCGATTCGGGAAAAAACTCGTCTTCTCTCGATCTTTTTATTGCAACTTCATCCCCcttttcaaatgtttttttttataatcacTGGTGCTTTTCCCCGTTAAGTAATTCCAATTACCCAAAATAACTCGATGACACACAAGATCCTTGAGGTACCATACACTCACTTTCATACGGTCGTAAAATCTGCAAAGACATAGGGGTAGCTAGATGTGAAAAATGGGAAACAAAACGGAAATTTCTATATCAAAGACAATTAAACTGTTTAAAACGTCAAATTAAAGTATGTTAGTAGATTTTGCAAAGATACGTATATTGTCGTTGAATCCATCACAAAAAAAGTTAACAACCAATCTATTTGCGATGTACATTTATGTCGCCAAAGGGTAAATTAGTGATGGTTTTGTTTGCCACAATAGTCTTTTGTGTAGCAGATTATTTTGGCGATGTACATTTTATGTCGCCAAATGGTAAATTAGTGATGGTTTTCTTTGCCACATTAGGCTTTTGTGTAGCAGATTATTAAACCTACTTGTTTGTTGGAAGAAAACACCTCTATATTGTGAACACATTAATTATAGCAATAAGTAACTGGGCTTTTCACTAAACTATATTCCTAAAATAAATCAAGAATTGCCCACAAAAATCAAGGCAACAGTATCATCTCTATAAATAAATTAAATGCAAACTTGTATTTacaacaaaacatagtttgattCAAGGATGATAGAATTATAATCTCCACTATCACTAACCTCCAGTTTCACTAGCTTAACGAAGGACTACGCTCATCATCATCGCTAGAACTTGTGGCCATTTCTGAACTAATCTCTTCCAGCTGCTGAAGAACTTGCTGCACATCTGGCCGTCGATGTGGTAATGTGCTAGCACAAACGACAGCCAGTTGCAAAACAATCGCTAGTTCATTAACTGAAGTATGTCTCAGCAATTCATGATCAAAAACCTCATCTGTCCACTCTTCTCGTACAGTCATCTGCACCCATCGTGATAAATCATGATCTCTCACCTCTCCTGGTGATTTCCCGGTCAGGAGTTCTAACATGATCACACCCAAACTGTAGACATCGGTTTTCGTATAACTTTTCTCAAGAATAGAAAGGTTGGGAGCCTCGTAGCCGAGAACCCCAACTGTCGCACTCATATTTGAGTTTGCGGCAACAGTTATGACCTGTGACAAACCGAAAGCAGAAATCTTGGGGTTAATGTTCTCATCAAGGAAAATGTTGCTTGATGTTAGATTTCCATGTGTTATATTGTGATGGATGTGGAGGCTAAGCAAACCTCTAGCCACTCCTTTTGCTATTTGCATTCTTGTTGCCCAATCTACCCGTTGTTTGGGTCCTTGAGCTGCATTCAAGTCGGCAAAAGCAAGTTCTTGAATACGAAATTATATGAATTTTAAAAATGTATCAATCTAATACTAGATAACAAAATTAGTTACGGGCCGGTTTTATGTAATCTTCTTCTTGTAatatacccaaaaaaaaaaaacacattaacCCCAAGATCTATTAATGAAGAACAATATTTGGCTACCATGGAGAAAAGCAGCAAGACTTCCTTTAGGCATGTAATCATAGACGAAAAGTGTCTCTCCTTTTGGTTGCAAAAAATAAGCCCTCACTGCCAAAAGATTCGGATGCCTAATTTGCCCAACAAAATTTAATTCAACTTCAGCTTCTCTCTGATTTTTAGCTAACATTGCTCGCGTTCTAATTACTGCAACATGATCACCATTTTTCAATGTTCCTTTATAATAAGTCCCATAAATGCTTTTCCCCATTATCTCAGCTGGTCCATAGAGAAGTTCATCTAATGTGAAACCCATTCTACCATCATGAATGCGTACAAAGTTTCCTTCTGCCTTTCTGGCATCATCGATCTGTGAGGGTGCCGTCCCTTTCTCGACTATGACAAAGTTGCCACCACTATCACTACCACCAACATCTCTACGGTTAGCTACTATGGCAGGGTTGCGACCACTACCACTACCATTGGCATCTTTACCTTTAGCTCCTTCCTTTTCCTAGAACAAGCATAAAAAGAAATATCAAGCAAATCAACAACATACCTCAAAAGCACCTTTATATAAAATTATGGATTATACATATTACTATATATATAATTCTTTTTCTCGCATCTCTTATTTCACCTGTTTATATTTTGTTCTtgatttaaaaaaagttataagTATATCTTTTCATTTTCAATATTATTGTTTTATTACTTAAAGTGTTTAGTTATACGTAATTTTAGTCATATCATATCCCAAAATATCATTACTGACCATTTAATATTTCATTTATTCAACATCTTTAATACACGAGTTTCTAACATAGTATGTGTAATATTATTACAACTTtagattaaaactaaaaaaaattaaatggtAACTTAATTCTATATGACTTGAAAGTGGTGTATACAAATAACTTGTTTGTATGAATGATTTTGCTAACAAACATTCTATAAATAACAATTTATCATTcc from Helianthus annuus cultivar XRQ/B chromosome 10, HanXRQr2.0-SUNRISE, whole genome shotgun sequence harbors:
- the LOC118482727 gene encoding probable leucine-rich repeat receptor-like protein kinase IMK3: MWKQSYKRKKLDQIIFKDLMPPIDPNALKTFSNIAFQCLHNSREQRPTISLLLKKLKIALKFQERQDMKLNKDIGTSRKSNYVDEMGLLLSKGKGLFRNTSKKEKEGAKGKDANGSGSGRNPAIVANRRDVGGSDSGGNFVIVEKGTAPSQIDDARKAEGNFVRIHDGRMGFTLDELLYGPAEIMGKSIYGTYYKGTLKNGDHVAVIRTRAMLAKNQREAEVELNFVGQIRHPNLLAVRAYFLQPKGETLFVYDYMPKGSLAAFLHELAFADLNAAQGPKQRVDWATRMQIAKGVARGLLSLHIHHNITHGNLTSSNIFLDENINPKISAFGLSQVITVAANSNMSATVGVLGYEAPNLSILEKSYTKTDVYSLGVIMLELLTGKSPGEVRDHDLSRWVQMTVREEWTDEVFDHELLRHTSVNELAIVLQLAVVCASTLPHRRPDVQQVLQQLEEISSEMATSSSDDDERSPSLS